TGCAGCTAGATGATCTCTTAGGCTCACCTAGTGAGACAATCGATAGGTTTGTGAATGTCATTTTCCGATTAACTGTTCATGGTAAAAGACTGGGTCTGTATACTTCCAAAGTGAATGAACAAGTCTTAAATTGGCCTTAGAGGATCCGCTGTAAATTCTTTGGCTGTTATGTCAAATGCATTCTGCCATACCTCCTCGTCCCACGAGGTTTCATCATTGAAAATCGAGTGAAGAACAGTCTCAACTGTACTTAATTCTAGGGAGGCTTCAAGTATTGATAATTTAGGTAATCCCAATGTGCAAGACTCTGAATAGAAATTAAGAAAAGCTATTAGCAACATATGATAGTTTGAATTTTGGCATGATTGAATAGATTCAAAAACTTTCGTAATGAAGAAGTTAACCAGCTCACTTATTGTCTGTGTCTTCAAGTACATATTTGTGATGGAATTCAAGGATAATTTTATTGGTGTGGTGTGAGAATGTGTCAGGTCCGGTATAGTTTCATTCTGCCTTTTGAACTTGAGAATCTTATATAACATCGCTTTGTGTTTCGTTGATATCTTTATAGGGACAGTCAATTTGCACCCAAGCCTACTGCCTCTTTACCGTGGTGCTGCTCCAGTTCAAAGAGCATTGCAGGTTCCATATCCTGCTAGAATTTCAAGTTCTATTCTTTTGCATGCTTATTCCTGCAATTGTCTCCTATGTGATTTTTAACATGAACATTACTAAATTTTCCGTGCTAGGATGGGGTAAAAGAAACGGGAGTATCATTAGCCTTCACTGTTCGGGCACTGGATGCTGGACCTATTATCGCTTCTGAAAGAATGGAAGTGGATGATCAGATTAAGGTATGTATGGAATTTTGCGAATCATTATTGTTGTGCAAAGTTTTGAGGGTGAAGAATAAGAGGTGGTCCATTTTCCCGCTAGCCAGGAATGGTAGGTTTCTGATTAGTCAAATATGCATATGGAACCGAGGTCTGTTATTGATGGATTCCAAGTCAAACATCTTGTATCTCATTAGtttatgctctctctctctctctctctctctctctctctctctcttcatggcagtgccatttttttttggggtgctGCAGCAATCTATTTACTGAGCTATGGTAGGTACTAGCTAGCAAATTTTTGAGATCCATTTACAACTAACACTTGCTGCTTGCTTGGAATTCTCACCAATGTGTTTGAGTGATCTGGATGCAGGCACCAGATTTACTTGCTTTGCTATTTTCTCAAGGTGTGCCATTGTTTCTATGCTTTCAACATTATATTTTGTGTCTGTAAATGTAGATGTCcattcattttataaaatttgaaattcgAACTTGAGCTTTTAGTTGCTATGCTGTCCCATTTAAATCTGTTAACGCATAATAAATCTGTGAACACATAATTTCTTATCATAGTTCATGAGGCATGTTCCACTATATGTTGTTCACGTAGCTGGATCTGCTAAACAGAATTGAAAGGCCAATTGTCCCATCATACATATACCATGCTTCAGTTATCCTTGGTTCTGAATGATCACTGATCTGTTCATATTGTATGTAGGATCTAAACTTTTGATCCATGAGCTTTCCTCTATATTAGATGGATCAGCAAGGTTGAAAGCACAACCCCAGGAAGACTCTCAAGCTACTTTGGCGCCAAAGGTATCCTCTTTTCATCTCCTTATATCATATTGTAAATAGAAGTGGCAAGAGTTTATTAGCCAATACCAAATGTGACGTCACATGACATCACAGTGTGatattagcttttcaatttacATGGAGAATGGTGAAGGGTTCATAAGCAAGCCCGTTCATCTTCTAGAAGTGCTTATGGGGTTTCTTGTCACATGGCTGCAATTGCCTAGATAACATATGAGTATATGGCATCTGGCCTCTTTCTAGAACttcttagtatctcttcatattaacatatgagccacaagTTCCAACAAGCTGTTACATATTTGTGTCAGTTTTGTCTTCTAGGCCTCTGGGTGGGCATTTATCTTAACCTATTGTGGGCCTCCTGATGAATGAACCTAGTATAGATCCACCAAAAACTGACCCTGTGGTGGGGTTGGGGGGACAGAGTGAAGAATGCTTGTTTTGCtttctgaatttttgtatttCAGATTTGGGTCCACTGAAAGAGCTCTAGGTTTATGAGTTCTGGAACCGAAGAACATTAAACTGATCCTGTGGTGGGGTGGTGGGGGTAGGGGGACAGAGTGACAAATGCTTGATTCTCATTCTGAATTTCTGTATTTTCAGATTTGTGTCCACTCAAAGAGCTCTTAGTTTGAGTCCTGGAACAGAAGAACATACATTATCATGGGTGTGGCTTCCAATTCCAAACCTTCCCATTTTTCCATTTCTAAAATATAAATCCCACTTGTGGAAAATGGGTTTTGCTACAAAGTATAATGTCATAGCTGTAGTCTGCTACATATTAAGTTGAACAAGTagagaaaaaattggaaagaaacCATTAGCCCATACGTTTCTGAGTCATTTATATTTTTTCCTTGTCCTGCCGTGCAAAATTGATTTGGCCcaatagttttgttttgttgtataaGAAATTTATCTTTGTCTACTTCACGCAGATTGACAGTGAGGAGGCATGGCTATCGTTTGATCAAGAAGCTAGAGTCCTACATAATAAGGTACACTCTTACTTCTTTGAATGTGATCAAATAGACAATGACATACAACATTTTAGGTTAGGGCATTTGCAGGATGGCCAGGGACCCGAGCTAGAGTAGCAATCGTCGACAACAAAAGTGGTCAGCACAAGATCTTGGAGATTAAAATCATCACTACAAGAGTAAGTAGCTGCGACCATATTCTGGAAAATGAAGGTGGCAATGTGACCATGCATAAAGGCGCATTGGTATTTCCATGTGGTAGCCGCACGGCCCTTGAGGTGGGTAATCATTTTAAGGTTGTGATATAAAATATTGAAGATTTTCCTGTCACTTTAATCATTGTTTGTGACAAATGTTTATGGtgcttctttctttctattttctttttcttttttttgggtgtggttttgtgTTAATGGTGGTGGTCTGTGGCTATGTTACCTCAAACCCTAACAATTTATTTTTGGGTACGCACATTGCGAAATTTGGTACCCGTACACCACCGTTCTTAAATGGTTAGTGATCCCCCaaattttttctgaaaaatgaaGCAACTAAGGTAGAAATATAGAGAGCGTGGAATTTGGGTGAgagaaaatgtgaaaaaattggGTCATTATGGTCCTTAAAATGTGTTATGTATGGATAATttggaaagaacaaaaaaaaaacttcgtaAACTGGATGCTAACCTCTTGGAAGAGTAAGTTCTAATTGGTTATCAATAGAAGCCTACCTCTAACGTACCACAAATTTGGCATGTGGCGTATCCGATTCCCATTCCTCATACCGGAACGATCCACGTTCCAGCTAACATAGTCCGTGGTAATGATGATAGTTAATGGTAAATGAGGTTAAACCAGAAAAGTGTTTGAATAGGAGACCAGTTTCAAAATCGATGAACAGAATTCATTAGACATGTTCAACTCGGATAAACTTCTTTTGCTAGTGAGAGGGTAATTGTATTATAAATGCAACCCTGATAGAGTAAGAGCAGGCCACGAGACTAACTATGATTTACTTATACTGGTCATGAACTATGAAACTAACTTATACTGGTCATGTTCCCAAGTAGTGATATGGGAACAGATTTTTGACATAATGATGTGGCTCGTTGTGGTTCTCTCATTTCCAACTTAAAGttaggctgcattcttttgaacttaacttaaatttaggagttttgtccttatttgaatattttttcgtattttttagttttgcaccaaacttttgtgggttatagATTTGTCTGGACgaaagaaatcggaaaagtaattttttttttacttgtatccaagtattttgagaaataaccactttttagcaaaaatttactaacaaatgcgaaaaaaattcaaataaggacaaaatttcaagatttaagttaagttcaaaagaacgcAGCCTTAATCACTTGGTTTAACAAAAATGTCACTGTCGCTTAATCCTCAATGGAGTTTATGTATGAAAATGATGTCGACGAGTACTAACTTTGGCAATGGTGATCAGGTACTGGAGGTTCAGATTCCGGGTAAGAGAGTAGTAGACGCAACTgcattttggaatggtttgCAAGGTCAACCGTTGAAGTTGCAGTAATGGCGGTgttttcattcagaatttcaGATGGCTATGCAAGTTTTCTGTACAAGAATCCAATGGCAAAAGCATCTGATGAAGCAAACAAAGGTTCAGCCTAGTTAGAATTGCACTAGGTGAGagatttttcatttatttatttttcctgttGACCTAGTTAGAACTTCTGAAACGAACTGAGTTTTGATCAGATGGTATGGTATGAATCTGTGGAATTCAGACAATATTAGACCTATTAAATTCTCAAGTTATTTTCCTTAATATGAATCTTGACTTGATCAAGGGCGGTTCCAGAATTTCATGTGACAAATTTTTGTAATGCAAAACTCTatgtaaaacaatttttttaagtgGTCAAAAACTTTATGAATCTagtttatttcattttgttgagcTTAATTATCTACTTAGCTACTTATTCGCAAATttaagtaaatttttatttactttgaCTAGACCCACTGCAGATAATagtgaagaatttttttttaaaaaaaaacgtgaaAGAACACACAAAATTTTAGTACAATTTTTGGTTTGCTTCGACTTGGACCCCCTCAATACCTAGTAAGCCGCCCATGGACTTGATCATGTTGTGTGGTTTTCCATGTGTTGGTGAGTGTTAATGGTGACTCCAGGAATTCGATCAGTGGTGTCGTTTAATAATTTTGTTGTAAAGTCATAATATATCTACCGTATAGAAATGAATCTGCACttctcaattattattttttttctaatttatcATTAATAATAGGAATTTTGATTTGTGATGTCATTTAATAATCTGAACTTCTCAATTACTGGAGTACTATATTAAAGAAGAATTGCTACTAAGAGGAATTTTGTAGTAAATGAAAACATTAATACTATAATTAAAGTCTAATTAAGTAGTACAGTGCAAGTGaaaaatataccaaaaaaaaagtcaaatggCTTTTATTAGTATCTTTATAGGAGTAAGCTCAAAGGTTAGTCCGGTTGATTGGTAAGTTTGCTCTCCAAAGCCCGCACAATTAATTAGGATTCGATTCTTGAGGTCAGACcgcaaaaaagtaatttcttgtaaatttccTTGTTCCAGCGTGAATAATCCACCTTTGACTGGACTTGGAAGAGAATTAGTTAAGATGCGTGTCAACTAACCAAACACCCCTAAccgtaaaaaagaaaagattgttCAAGAGCCTCAGATTTCAAAACTGCATCATAACAAAGCCTAATACTGCAGAGAAATAAGTGAAGTACTCTTAATATGGAGTCTAGAAATGTATCTATAACTTATCTACCAGGAGGTTAGGACCTACCCCACCCAATAGTAGGTAGGTACGAAAGTAAAATTATTGTTTATACATAGGCCTCTCAAGTAGAAAATGAGTCACTTCAAATAGGTTTTTGCGCCCCACATGTCCACACAATTAAGCAGTGGTTCGATTCTTGGGGTCAGGCCGCAAGAaattaatttcttgtgaatttcgTTGTCCCGGCGTGAATGGCCTGCCTTTGATCGGATCTGAGAGAGAATTAATTAAGGTGCGCCTAAGCTAATCCAGAAAACCCTAACCGtcgaaaaaaaaatcttcatagGAGTAGCTTTTTAGGCTTCTACTATTTTTTACATTCAGAGAAATCAGATGGAAGTTGATACACTTCTGAAAAATATAGGGCAATAATTTTGACACTTCACTTTTTGATAATTACAATCTAATAATATTTGCCTTTTCGTGTtcttgcccccccccccccccccccccaaaagaaaaaaattgaagtctAATAAGCGTTCTTGCCATGTGTATTTTGAAACTCCCCTTTCAAAAAAGAGAAGTgtgattatcaaaaagtgtagTGCCGAAATCAATTGCAATACTACCAAAATGTATGGCTTTAAAAGTTTTCTTGTACTGGTGTCAACTAGTGGTAGgtctaaaaaatgaaaaaaaaaaaaaaaactcgataATTGTTGGGATTTTTTGGACGGGTGGGTTCACTTGACACCATAAGCTTCCAAACAGAGTCGCCCATGCTCAGCAGAGTGGTTTTCTAGATACTTGGGTTGGAAATTGTTGAATATATCATGCTCTTGAAataccgtcacgtggtacttCGAAGACTCTCACCACCAAATATTCACATTGGGTTCGCACATTTAGTACTGGGCCTTGCATAAATATGCGGTGATAGGGAGACACTTGAAACACCATGACGGTTCTTCAAGAGCATTTCATaagcctataaaaaaaaaaaaaaaaaaaaaagagcatttaataatttttcctttatttggGTCTGTGGTTTAACTTCTTGAGGAAGCACTGCCGATTGGATAGCATCTGGGCAGCAAAATGATTTTGCTAGCTGGCATAATCgaatgagaaaaaaaggaagaagaggaaatgGTCCAAAACTTAACAAAATGGCTCAAAGAGAACTACAAAGTCTACATACACGCCAATGGGCTTTAGTCCAGTTTGTATCTCCTGGCTCTCCCTATGTGGTTGGCCAGGGTTCAAGCCCGTCGTGGGCGTTTAAGATTTACGGCTATGAATAACGTCTGAAATCCCCTGTGCACTTACCTACTAACACCCCCGCTGATGttggcaaaaaaacaaaaagtctataTACACAACTCTCAACCACAACTCCAATATAATTGGGTCCAGAGCCGTTCGATGCATGTGCATTCACATTCATCGAACGGTTGCGGACACAGTTACGGTGAAGAGTGGGCCTAAAAATGGAACCAGAATTCAAGAATATCAGACAGACCCTATCACGAGGAAATTGTGTACGTACTCTGCATGAAAATGGAAATCATGGTCTGTCCGTGGCCGTCGGATATCTCACCCTTTGTCAAATcaatacctctctctctctctctctctctcctctattgGTTGATGGCTTGATATATGCTTCTGGAACAACCTTCTGGGGAAAACTTTGCTTAAAGAAGCAAAAGTTGGAAAGTGAAGGTGAAGAGAAAACAGGAAATTGTCGAGCGCCGCAAACATAGGCCGATAGCGAAAATGTCCACAAATGGATTTTCCGACCTCCCGATAATTGAAGCCCCAATTCAAGTCTGGATCGACCTCTACATTCAACTtctgcctttttttttatagcaaaatgttttttttgctcatgtttttttattcttttttttctccaacTGTTTGCAACTTGAGGAAAGAAAGAGACAAGAAGAGGAAACAGTTAATTTTCCTCTTTAATGGTTAGGAAAGGGAAGCAGAAGTTACCAAGGAAAACCAATGAAAAGTTATTTCCCTCCTCTTTCCTTTCCTTGTTTGGAACATGTggggaaaagaagggaaagttaaaaaaatttccttcccttgtttggtttgagggAGAAGAGACGAGAAAATGGCAAAGTAGGATTCCAACCACAGTGAAatttttcccattcttttttctcccattttccttcttaattatttcccctttctctccccacttttcacaagttccaaacagacctTTTTTGTCTATTTATTTGTTGGTCTCATTGATATTAGCACTTTTTTCTTGccctttttctctttaaagCCAAACAGGTGAACAGTACTTTTCTTCCCACTTCCCATCTTTGTTtgcaaaaccaaacaaagaaagggACCTATTTTTGCTTAGAACTTCTCTCTCACCGTCTCTGCCTATTCTCTTTCACTTCCACAAGTTCTAAAACAAACTTTGTTTCCTTTCTTGTCCCCTCAAATTTGCCTCCTACTTTTGGGTCTTGGGTTTATTTGACATGTGAATAATAAAAACCTTGTTTGGGGACAGGTTCAAGTGCTGAAGATGCACATCAACTGTGGAGGATGCAAGCGCAAAGTCAAGAAACTCCTGCGCAGAATCGAAGGTAACTTAACTTGCCAATACACTGTTAGATAACGCCCTCTGGACCTCTATTGTGCTATGCATTTACAATTGCATTGCGATTACTGACCCGAAGTACGCGATCTCGATCTACAAAATCAATAAAGAACGCGAGAACACGAGATATGTACGTTGCTCACCTGGGTGTGTATGGTGGTGGGTTTTGTTACCTTTCCCAGTCTCGGCCTCGGCCTTGGCCCTGTGCCTTCATAAAAGGTCCTGGACAGTTTCCCTGGAAGTACAGTAGGATTCAGGACCCATTATTTTGACCACACCTTTCATTAGCTGGGTACTGAAAGGCTCAAGCCAATAGTTGGCTGTAGTGCGGACTAAGATGGCAATCTACTCCGTCCTGCCCCAACCCCGTCCAGTTCGGATGGCTCCCCGGCATTTCTCTTGGATTTCGGGAAGAATAATGGATCTTCTTGGGAGCGGTTTGGGGTTGCCCCGAAATAGTTTTATAGGTTCATGACTAAACTATTGCCACATTGCGACTCATGCTCATTTGAGATTAGAGAAACACTATTTGACATTTCCCTCATTCATCGTGTAACCTCATTTGCATCTATCTTACTACGTGGTACGAATCCGAGTTTTGTTTTGGAGGGATTTTCCATGGCCCTTAATAGCCGCGTACTTGAGTTGTAGCAAAATTGTTCTTGCTCCGAACAAGTTGTTCGACGTAGAGATGGGAGACAAAAAATCATTTCCCGTTACATTTTTGATGGGTTAAGTGCAATCCGCCCTCGCTCTGTTCCATTGTTAATCCTTGC
This DNA window, taken from Rhododendron vialii isolate Sample 1 chromosome 8a, ASM3025357v1, encodes the following:
- the LOC131298079 gene encoding uncharacterized protein LOC131298079 isoform X1, giving the protein MYLSSSPSPSLMLRRVFCFNSTRCFSSASIPSPKKKQLVFLGSPQVSASVLEALFNASSAPDSLFEVAAIVTQPPSGRNRGKKVMASPVAQHALDRGFPSDLIFTPERAGEETFLSNLRALQPELCITAAYGNILPNKFLKIPPLGTVNLHPSLLPLYRGAAPVQRALQDGVKETGVSLAFTVRALDAGPIIASERMEVDDQIKAPDLLALLFSQGSKLLIHELSSILDGSARLKAQPQEDSQATLAPKIDSEEAWLSFDQEARVLHNKVRAFAGWPGTRARVAIVDNKSGQHKILEIKIITTRVSSCDHILENEGGNVTMHKGALVFPCGSRTALEVLEVQIPGKRVVDATAFWNGLQGQPLKLQ
- the LOC131298079 gene encoding uncharacterized protein LOC131298079 isoform X2, with amino-acid sequence MYLSSSPSPSLMLRRVFCFNSTRCFSSASIPSPKKKQLVFLGSPQVSASVLEALFNASSAPDSLFEVAAIVTQPPSGRNRGKKVMASPVAQHALDRGFPSDLIFTPERAGEETFLSNLRALQPELCITAAYGNILPNKFLKIPPLVNLHPSLLPLYRGAAPVQRALQDGVKETGVSLAFTVRALDAGPIIASERMEVDDQIKAPDLLALLFSQGSKLLIHELSSILDGSARLKAQPQEDSQATLAPKIDSEEAWLSFDQEARVLHNKVRAFAGWPGTRARVAIVDNKSGQHKILEIKIITTRVSSCDHILENEGGNVTMHKGALVFPCGSRTALEVLEVQIPGKRVVDATAFWNGLQGQPLKLQ